One part of the Phaenicophaeus curvirostris isolate KB17595 chromosome 2, BPBGC_Pcur_1.0, whole genome shotgun sequence genome encodes these proteins:
- the MIA3 gene encoding transport and Golgi organization protein 1 homolog isoform X2, with amino-acid sequence MAAAPPDLRLLLTLLLLLPPARLPRAAGADLGRRFAERKRCADPECSMLMCRGKAMQDFKGPDCRFVNFKKGEAVYVYYKLVGESTELWAGSVGSDFGYFPKDLLEINHNYSNEELELPTDETDFVCFDGGRDDFDNYNVDELLKSLQVMTANEGETESSDPQTKPAEEIEQADKVKSLNALETGSLEFDTEVDKEVLAMTEEVDSSLTERTENTGGDSSVNSHEKNSQGDKIAHEHLKGMLHGKLKGLESENTKNASIPQGETSQLDKEGEEVNAYTVLNRELSVNLKTKFGSTADAVVSDDEVTRLVTSLEDDFNEELSIDSHDAEEEPDFANQSEEIPLLSFMAEEETASPADLGNDDIESQNYELHEDAKVATELNNQRDNEEEHDSDASILMDAFSKSKKSGDSVSVDRYKSQETKEKQDEVMLISKREAPATIRPEDLSEELLRKEPIGRDDLGSKEKTSRTEQFEEQLMVDESHTEELKSSESHTEELKSTAVPDPHVLPSPGDDLKSKSFVKSKQDAFKPPVGDINRSPERVPFAQIENDEQKFEHDTLEEILESDLKHKKLWEKTKEKGGAEDKPSVGVPAKPVEEVNTVSQSDLGDIDLLKEKLEHGVPTVEKDLLRYEEDLKRTEETDHENQKPISFNKEPEIKGRNMKETSAAQGDPKHRRAVEQPGPWENEYSEADRKEELSRNLGKVTVFKESIENSCSPEEKSKSTTQNNKMESLTQQGAARTEDANSDRSLGTNLAKERTLRPELQSEEPDAEDDPDLKQAEEELLEDENAASAKLSQARPLSVQDDTPNIRSTNPELEALSEAVSGTANHTYKTGEETNSFSKEGKKTVIMQGASETWNKERDVPVSEDAKSDEMEDIVEAEDYSETKEPPVVDEHNFQSPDTEDNNDFNQREDHLPESISQKDSEEVQNLEHTRNDHQQSAHFPSPADSSAATNDTITDFNESVKRLTIMRDFLDEKRVTRLQKYLGLQHMFRVEAMFHDMKVEMELAQKASHNNEDIEKALDQILEFSESSIMDVVGKVLDYRVEENKEEVVKEMDLYDEESALMDDIQELIYSLRSRYSSASESVPLASVPEQDDDQLHIQDVAKEAEYDGVPIRNPNAIDESNQKFQHLEDKKPEQPIEEEERTVNTAPQPEEANLLDNRESDEGYNSERGSLLEDTSFGSVDSEQSAKEDIAAGPAEGVARAAWRELLLRLVAALPEEMHPGPDFHGLPWEPVIITALVGIATLAIIFWRTCLSVKSRIYQVTEKQLAEKIKNLLQEKTEILEKMSEYDQKIKEAQESVKVAQEQKEILSDETAGLKDTVKGLEEANRQLDDKVKNLCTMLETERKQNEKKQNKISETQKSLEKLQEAISVHSVELSEVQIALNEAKLSEEKVKSELHHAQEENARLKQSKEQLLKEAEGWSERHAELSEQIKLYQKSQKDIEEALAYKENEIEVLTNCLMQLKQLDMDSTSEAKKGDEGREWDTGDDLANGELPDDENEKMKTQIKQMMDVSRVKTMLSIVEDDRNLLQSKLSDEVAARLELEEQIKKLEHDSCSLKSAKARLENECKTLQQKVEILGELYQQKEMALQKKLTEEEYERQEKEQKLPAADEKALLAMEEVKVYKQRIQDMEEELEKTERSYKNQIAAHEKKAHDNWIIARSAERALAEEKREAANLRQKLIEVNQKIIMLQRPLIVKPTPGRPDHQVPPRRGPLSRDGSFGPSPVSGGNPSPTQMIEVPARPLSAPRREGSRGEFGAVVDGPPAPRRPPELPGRMSVPDLGPTIASLMSSGPRTSSPSTAMDGVANASPKGPPSFPGTPIMTSPVMGPPPPVCYGPPPAPLRGHFGPRPLPVSLVHGAPLPPPAARDFLPGPPLGMRDLPPGQLPPPPDPRGYGRGHPSFRPLGPPGPRDYPPGPRLPPPGSRDYTPSANRDLPPLGPRDYPLGPPPPPPPAASKDYTQPPAQKP; translated from the exons ATGGCCGCGGCGCCGCCCGACCTCCGCCTGCTGctcaccctgctgctgctgctgccgcccgCCCGCCTCCCCCGCGCCGCCGGAGCTGACCTGGGCCGCCGCTTCGCCGAGCGCAAGCGCTGCGCCGACCCCGAGTGCAGCA tgTTAATGTGCAGAGGGAAGGCCATGCAGGATTTCAAAGGTCCAGATTGTCGCTTTGTAAATTTTAAGAAGGGAGAAGCAGTGTACGTGTATTACAAACTAGTAGGAGAATCAACTGAGCTTTGGGCTGGAAGT GTTGGAAGTGATTTTGGATATTTTCCAAAGGATTTACTTGAAATAAATCATAATTATTCCAATGAGGAGCTAGAATTACCAACAGAT gaAACAGACTTTGTCTGCTTTGATGGCGGAAGGGATGATTTTGATAATTATAATGTGGATGAGCTTTTGAAGTCATTGCAAGTGATGACAGCAAATGAAGGGGAAACTGAATCAAGTGATCCACAGACAAAACCAGCTGAAGAAATTGAACAGGCTGATAAAGTAAAGTCCCTTAATGCTCTGGAGACGGGCAGTCTTGAGTTCGACACAGAAGTAGACAAGGAAGTCCTTGCTATGACAGAAGAAGTAGACAGTTCTCTtacagaaagaactgaaaatactGGGGGAGACTCCAGTGTCAATAGTCATGAAAAAAACTCTCAGGGAGATAAAATTGCACATGAGCACTTGAAAGGAATGCTACATGGGAAACTAAAAGGGCTAGAAAGTGAAAATACCAAAAACGCTAGTATTCCTCAGGGTGAAACCAGTCAACTTGACAAAGAGGGTGAAGAAGTAAATGCCTATACAGTTTTAAACAGAGAGCTTTCTGTGAACTTGAAAACAAAGTTTGGCTCAACTGCTGATGCTGTTGTATCAGATGATGAGGTGACTCGCCTTGTTACATCGCTGGAAGATGATTTTAATGAAGAGTTGAGCATTGATAGTCATGATGCAGAGGAGGAGCCAGACTTTGCAAATCAGTCTGAAGAAATCCCTTTGCTGTCTTTTatggcagaggaagaaactgcATCCCCAGCAGATTTAGGTAATGATGATATTGAGTCACAAAATTATGAACTTCATGAAGATGCAAAGGTTGCTACAGAGCTAAATAACCAAAGAGACAATGAGGAAGAACATGATTCCGATGCGTCAATTCTTATGGATGCCTTCAGTAAAAGCAAGAAGTCGGGGGACAGTGTAAGTGTGGACAGGTACAAATctcaagaaacaaaagagaaacaggaTGAGGTGATGCTAATTAGTAAGAGAGAAGCACCAGCAACAATTCGGCCTGAGGATCTGTCTGAAGAACTCCTTAGAAAAGAACCTATAGGTAGAGATGATCTGggttcaaaagaaaaaacaagcagaacTGAACAATTTGAAGAGCAGCTGATGGTTGATGAATCGCATACTGAAGAGCTGAAGAGTAGCGAGTCACATACTGAAGAGCTGAAGAGTACAGCTGTTCCTGATCCTCATGTTTTGCCTAGTCCAGGGGATGATCTGAAGTCCAAATCATTTGTTAAAAGCAAGCAAGATGCTTTTAAACCACCTGTTGGTGATATCAATAGAAGTCCAGAGAGAGTGCCATTTGCTCAAATAGAGAATGATGAGCAAAAGTTTGAGCATGACACCTTGGAAGAGATCTTAGAAAGTGATTTAAAGCACAAAAAGTTATGggagaaaacaaaggagaaaggaggagctGAGGACAAGCCTTCTGTTGGTGTTCCAGCCAAACCAGTGGAAGAGGTAAACACTGTATCTCAAAGTGACTTAGGAGATATTGACCTCTTAAAAGAGAAACTAGAGCACGGAGTGCCCACTGTGGAAAAAGACCTTTTAAGGTATGAAGAAGATTTGAAACGAACAGAGGAAACTGATCACGAGAATCAAAAACCCATCTCTTTTAACAAAGAACCTGAAATAAAAGgtagaaacatgaaagaaaccTCTGCAGCACAAGGAGATCCAAAACATAGAAGAGCTGTCGAACAACCTGGGCCATGGGAAAATGAGTATTCAGAGGCGGATAGGAAAGAAGAGCTTTCAAGAAATCTTGGCAAGGTGACAGTGTTTAAAGAAAGCATTGAGAATTCATGTTCCcctgaagaaaaatcaaaaagcaCTACACAGAATAATAAGATGGAGAGTCTTACTCAGCAAGGAGCTGCTCGTACTGAGGATGCAAATTCAGACAGAAGTCTTGGCACAAATTTAGCTAAAGAAAGGACACTAAGACCGGAATTGCAGTCTGAAGAACCAGATGCTGAAGATGACCCTGACCTGAAACAAGCAGAGGAAGAGCTACTGGAAGATGAGAATGCCGCAAGTGCAAAGCTGTCACAAGCAAGGCCTTTAAGTGTACAGGATGATACACCAAATATTAGAAGTACAAACCCTGAATTGGAAGCACTAAGTGAAGCTGTTTCAGGAACTGCAAATCACACTTacaaaacaggagaagaaacaaaCTCATTTTCTAAGGAGGGTAAAAAAACAGTCATCATGCAAGGTGCAAGTGAAACCTGGAACAAAGAACGTGATGTACCCGTGAGTGAAGATGCAAAATCGGATGAGATGGAAGATATCGTAGAAGCTGAGGATTATTCTGAAACTAAGGAACCACCAGTCGTGGATGAACATAATTTCCAGTCTCCtgacacagaagacaacaaTGACTTTAACCAAAGGGAAGACCATCTGCCAGaaagcatttcacagaaagacTCTGAAGAGGTGCAAAATTTGGAGCATACAAGAAATGACCACCAGCAATCTGCACattttcccagccctgctgacaGCTCAGCAGCCACAAATGACACTATAACAGACTTCAATGAGTCTGTGAAGCGGCTTACAATAATGAGAGATTTTCTTGATGAAAAGCGTGTAACACGTCTACAAAAGTACCTTGGCCTTCAACACATGTTTAGGGTAGAAGCTATGTTTCACGACATGAAGGTAGAGATGGAGCTTGCTCAGAAGGCAAGCCATAATAACGAAGATATAGAAAAAGCTTTGGATCAGATACTTGAGTTTTCAGAATCAAGCATTATGGATGTTGTGGGAAAAGTTCTAGATTACagagtggaagaaaataaagaggagGTGGTGAAAGAGATGGATTTGTACGATGAGGAGAGTGCACTGATGGATGACATTCAAGAATTAATATATTCTTTAAGGAGTAGATATTCATCTGCTAGTGAGAGTGTCCCACTTGCATCTGTTCCAGAACAAGATGATGATCAGCTGCATATTCAAG ATGTTGCAAAAGAGGCTGAATATGATGGAGTTCCTATCAGAAACCCGAATGCCATTGATGAGAGCAATCAGAAATTTCAGCATCTTGAAGATAAGAAGCCAGAACAGCCtattgaggaggaggagaggactGTTAATACTGCTCCCCAACCTGAAGAGGCCAACTTACTGGATAACAGAGAATCTGATGAGGGGTACAATAGCGAAAGAGGATCTCTGCTGGAAGATACTTCTTTTGGGTCAGTTGATTCAGAACAGAGTGCCAAGGAAGATATTGCTGCAG GCCCCGCGGAGGGCGTCGCGCGGGCGGCGTggcgggagctgctgctgcgg CTGGTTGCTGCCTTGCCTGAGGAAATGCATCCTGGGCCTGATTTCCATGGACTTCCATGGGAGCCTGTTATTATCACTGCCCTAGTGGGAATTGCAACGCTTGCTATAATTTTCTGGAGAACCTGCCTTTCA GTAAAGAGTAGAATATATCAAG tgacTGAAAAGCAACTGgctgaaaagattaaaaaccttctgcaagaaaaaacagaaatcttAGAAAAGATGTCAGAATATGATCAAAAG ATAAAGGAAGCACAGGAGTCTGTGAAAGTGGCCCAAGAACAAAAAGAGATTCTTTCTGATGAAACTGCAGGGCTGAAG gacACTGTCAAAGGACTGGAAGAAGCAAATCGTCAGCTGGATGACAAAGTGAAAAATCTGTGCACAATGctagaaacagagagaaaacagaatgagaagaaacagaacaag ATCTCTGAAACCCAGAAGTCCTTGGAGAAACTTCAAGAGGCTATCAGTGTGCATTCTGTAGAGCTTTCAGAG GTGCAGATAGCCCTTAATGAAGCTAAGCTAAgtgaagaaaaagtgaaatctgAACTTCATCATGCGCAGGAAGAGAATGCTAGGCTGAAGCAGAGCAAAGAGCAA CTGCTAAAAGAAGCTGAAGGTTGGAGTGAGAGGCATGCTGAGCTCAGTGAGCAGATCAAACTGTATCAGAAATCTCAGAAGGACATAGAAGAAGCACTTGCCTACAAGGAAAACGAAATTGAA GTTTTAACTAACTGCCTTATGCAGCTGAAGCAACTTGACATGGATTCGACATCTGAGGCCAAGAAGGGTGATGAAGGGCGTGAATGGGACACAGGAGATGATCTGGCCAACGGGGAGTTGCCAG atGATGAGAATGAGAAGATGAAGACTCAGATTAAGCAGATGATGGATGTCTCCAGG GTGAAAACTATGTTATCCATAGTTGAAGATGACAGAAATCTTCTCCAGTCCAAACTGAGTGATGAGGTAGCAGCAAGACTTGAGTTGGAAG agcaaataaaaaaattagaacatGACTCCTGTTCGCTCAAGTCAGCCAAAGCTCGACTGGAAAATGAATGCAAAACACTACAGCAAAAAGTGGAGATTCTTGGTGAACTTTACCAGCAGAAAGAGATGGCGCTCCAGAA AAAACTAACCGAGGAGGAGTATGAGCGTcaggagaaggagcagaaatTGCCTGCTGCAGATGAAAAAGCCCTGCTGGCCATGGAGGAAGTTAAAGTTTACAA GCAAAGGATTCAAGATATGGAAGAAGAattggaaaaaacagagagatCTTACAAAAACCAG attGCTGCTCATGAGAAAAAGGCACATGACAATTGG ATTATTGCCCGCTCTGCTGAGAGAGCTCTggctgaagaaaaaagagaagcagccaACCTGAGACAAAA attaaTAGAAGTAAACCAAAAAATCATCATGCTCCAAAGACCATTAATTGTAAAGCCAACTCCAGGCAGACCTGATCACCAGGTCCCACCACGACGAG GGCCCTTAAGCAGAGATGGCTCTTTTGGCCCATCACCTGTGAGTGGAGGAAATCCATCACCCACACAGATGATAGAAGTTCCTGCCCGGCCCCTTTCTGCTCCTCGAAGAGAAGGGTCGAGAGGTGAATTTG GTGCTGTGGTAGATGGCCCCCCTGCTCCACGAAGGCCACCAGAGTTACCTGGAAGGATGTCTGTTCCTG ATCTTGGGCCCACTATAGCATCCCTGATGAGTAGTGGGCCAAGAACCTCCTCCCCTTCCACAGCAATGGATGGAGTG GCTAATGCTAGTCCCAAAGGCCCGCCGTCTTTTCCTGGGACACCTATCATGACCTCCCCAGTGATGGGACCTCCACCGCCTGTTTGCTATGGACCGCCACCAGCTCCTCTTCGCGGGCACTTTGGGCCTCGACCTCTCCCTGTATCCTTAG ttCATGGTGCTCCCTTGCCACCTCCGGCTGCAAGAGATTTCTTACCTGGCCCACCGTTAGGAATGAGAGATCTGCCTCCTGGCCAGCTACCACCACCTCCTGATCCAAGAGGCTATGGACGTGGGCACCCTTCGTTTCGACCCCTGGGGCCTCCTGGCCCAAGAGATTATCCTCCAGGCCCACGGCTCCCCCCACCTGGTTCCAGAGACTATACACCTTCTGCTAACAGAGACTTGCCTCCGCTGGGACCCAGGGACTACCCCCTAGGCCCTCCACCACCACCGCCGCCTGCAGCCTCAAAGGACTACACACAGCCTCCAGCACAGAAACCCTGA